A single region of the Deltaproteobacteria bacterium genome encodes:
- a CDS encoding NAD(P)H-dependent oxidoreductase, producing MTRVLAACGSLRAASSNAALLDAAAQLAPAGARVERFLGIGELPHFNPDLDREADTPPPAVARWRDALRECDALLLSSPEYVHGVPGALKDALDWIVSSGELCGKPLALIDTSRSHFATPQLREILATMEARIVPEASITLHLASNRVDASAILANERAASALRAAVAALVASARGAASQ from the coding sequence GTGACACGCGTCCTCGCCGCTTGCGGGAGTCTGCGCGCGGCTTCCTCGAATGCGGCTCTGCTCGATGCCGCCGCTCAACTGGCGCCTGCTGGCGCGCGCGTCGAGCGCTTCCTCGGAATCGGCGAACTGCCGCACTTCAACCCCGACCTCGACCGCGAGGCCGACACTCCGCCGCCGGCGGTCGCGCGCTGGCGAGACGCGCTGCGCGAGTGCGACGCCCTGCTGCTGTCGAGCCCGGAGTACGTGCACGGCGTTCCCGGCGCGCTGAAGGACGCGCTCGACTGGATCGTGTCGAGCGGCGAGCTGTGCGGGAAGCCGCTCGCGCTGATCGACACATCGCGCTCGCACTTCGCAACGCCGCAGCTGCGCGAGATCCTCGCGACGATGGAGGCGCGCATCGTGCCGGAGGCGTCGATCACGCTGCATCTCGCGAGTAATCGCGTCGACGCGAGCGCGATCCTCGCGAACGAGCGCGCAGCGAGCGCGCTGCGCGCCGCGGTCGCAGCCCTCGTCGCGAGCGCGCGCGGGGCGGCTAGCCAGTAG
- a CDS encoding M1 family metallopeptidase — protein sequence MAKGDGAKQPGRKQATPAARREARRVRSERQRGAYRLPADTRPVEVDLHIAVDPAQSAAFTGEVLHHLDLARPKRTLELHAVGITITRAQAEVGDRVIRGRAVMRPDRETVDIVLAETTPAGEVTLALEFKGKLATDLRGFYAARAGERKYAFTQMESTEARRVFPCFDEPALKARFGLSVTTAHANTVLSNNPVEKIVPREGGRKTVVFSQTPPLSTYLLALAVGELVASEPVHCGETEIRIWHVPGKENLTAFALECARETLARLETYFDMPYPYEKLDLVACPEFEAGAMENAGAVFFRETLLLVDPARTTTLELKRVAEVICHELAHMWYGDLVTMRWWDDLWLNEAFATWMAYQIVDAWKPEWSMWSTFQHDRAAALGMDALDSTHPIYVEVRSPAEATENFDLITYEKGASVVRMIERYLGAEVFRAGVRKYIREHQEGNTVAADLWNALSEVSGQNVEPIMRAWIEQPGFPLLRLERVERGGKQLVRYRQERFRPNADKPAKDATKRWPIPWVGRAGTAVGSRSLRQLLGRSRGEFEVEGETPRFLYGNAEESAFIRPLHTAAELSALAQAKKELTSVERQGLVGHLWASLRAGHCDLASFLGFALSLGDEPDADVLVALRPALEGIARAAKRTLGADAEQKLRARIAVTFGPALAQLGLAASARESDDTRRRRAVLFALVGDVGENAAARGQAAELVAAYLADRGSVEPELAAAAITIAASCGDAALYDRYVAARKDAATPLESRRMLMALAEFRSKELVQRTHAQCLTDDIGAQDVGLVLAAQLANPNAAPATWEFFKRRFVALRKKLPPALVARPIEAAATLATRGARKDIAAFFKQNPVPTAVRAVRKATEQIDLTLAFDARVKPQLAKWLESAK from the coding sequence GTGGCGAAGGGCGACGGCGCGAAGCAACCCGGACGCAAGCAAGCGACGCCCGCCGCCCGGCGCGAGGCGCGGCGCGTGCGCAGCGAGCGGCAGCGCGGCGCGTATCGCCTGCCCGCCGACACGCGCCCGGTCGAGGTCGACCTGCACATCGCGGTCGACCCGGCGCAGAGCGCCGCGTTCACGGGCGAGGTGCTGCATCACCTCGATCTCGCGCGGCCGAAGCGAACGCTCGAGCTGCACGCGGTGGGCATCACCATCACGCGCGCGCAGGCCGAAGTGGGCGACCGCGTGATTCGCGGGCGCGCGGTGATGCGCCCCGATCGCGAGACGGTGGACATCGTGCTCGCGGAGACAACGCCCGCGGGCGAGGTGACGCTCGCGCTCGAGTTCAAGGGCAAGCTCGCGACCGATCTGCGCGGCTTCTACGCCGCGCGCGCGGGCGAGCGCAAGTACGCCTTCACGCAGATGGAGTCGACCGAGGCGCGCCGCGTGTTCCCGTGCTTCGACGAGCCCGCGCTGAAGGCGCGCTTCGGGCTCTCGGTGACGACTGCGCACGCGAACACCGTGCTCAGTAACAACCCCGTCGAGAAGATCGTGCCCCGCGAGGGCGGACGGAAGACGGTGGTGTTCTCGCAGACGCCGCCGCTCTCGACGTATCTGCTCGCGCTCGCGGTGGGCGAGCTCGTCGCCTCGGAGCCCGTGCACTGCGGCGAGACCGAGATCCGCATCTGGCACGTGCCGGGCAAGGAGAACCTCACCGCGTTCGCGCTCGAGTGCGCGCGCGAGACGCTCGCGCGACTCGAGACGTACTTCGACATGCCCTACCCGTACGAGAAGCTCGACCTCGTGGCGTGCCCGGAGTTCGAGGCGGGTGCGATGGAGAACGCGGGCGCCGTGTTCTTCCGCGAGACGCTGCTGCTCGTCGACCCCGCGCGCACGACGACGCTCGAGCTGAAGCGCGTCGCCGAGGTGATCTGTCACGAGCTCGCGCACATGTGGTACGGCGATCTCGTCACGATGCGCTGGTGGGACGACCTCTGGCTCAACGAGGCCTTCGCGACCTGGATGGCGTACCAGATCGTCGACGCGTGGAAGCCCGAGTGGAGCATGTGGTCGACGTTCCAGCACGACCGCGCCGCCGCGCTCGGCATGGACGCGCTCGATTCGACGCATCCGATCTACGTCGAGGTGCGCAGCCCCGCCGAGGCGACCGAGAACTTCGACCTGATCACGTACGAGAAGGGCGCGTCGGTCGTGCGCATGATCGAGCGCTACCTCGGCGCCGAAGTGTTCCGCGCGGGGGTGCGCAAGTACATCCGCGAGCACCAGGAGGGGAACACGGTCGCGGCGGATCTTTGGAACGCGCTCTCCGAGGTCTCCGGGCAGAACGTCGAGCCGATCATGCGCGCGTGGATCGAGCAGCCGGGCTTCCCGCTGCTGCGACTCGAACGCGTCGAGCGCGGCGGCAAGCAGCTCGTGCGCTACCGGCAGGAACGCTTCCGCCCCAACGCCGACAAACCCGCCAAGGACGCGACGAAGCGCTGGCCGATTCCGTGGGTCGGGCGTGCCGGCACCGCGGTCGGCTCGCGCAGCCTGCGCCAGCTGTTAGGGCGCTCGCGCGGCGAATTCGAGGTCGAAGGCGAGACGCCGCGCTTCCTGTACGGAAACGCCGAGGAGTCCGCGTTCATTCGCCCGCTCCACACGGCCGCGGAGCTCTCGGCGCTCGCACAGGCGAAGAAGGAGCTCACCTCGGTCGAGAGGCAAGGGCTCGTCGGGCACCTCTGGGCTTCGCTGCGCGCGGGCCACTGCGATCTCGCGAGCTTCCTCGGCTTCGCGCTCTCGCTCGGCGACGAGCCGGACGCGGACGTGCTCGTCGCGCTGCGGCCCGCGCTCGAGGGCATCGCGCGCGCAGCGAAGCGCACGCTCGGCGCGGACGCGGAGCAGAAGCTGCGCGCGCGCATCGCCGTCACGTTCGGGCCCGCGCTCGCGCAGCTCGGCCTCGCGGCGAGCGCACGCGAGAGCGACGACACGCGGCGCCGCCGCGCGGTGCTGTTCGCGCTCGTCGGCGATGTCGGCGAGAACGCCGCCGCGCGCGGGCAGGCTGCCGAGCTCGTGGCGGCGTACCTCGCGGACCGCGGCAGCGTCGAGCCCGAGCTCGCGGCGGCCGCGATCACGATCGCGGCGTCGTGCGGCGACGCCGCGCTCTACGACCGCTACGTCGCGGCGCGCAAGGACGCTGCCACGCCGCTCGAGAGCCGGCGCATGCTGATGGCGCTCGCGGAGTTCCGCAGCAAAGAGCTCGTGCAGCGCACGCACGCGCAGTGCCTCACGGACGACATCGGCGCGCAGGACGTGGGCCTCGTGCTCGCGGCACAGCTCGCGAACCCGAACGCGGCGCCCGCGACCTGGGAGTTCTTCAAGCGTCGCTTCGTCGCGCTGCGCAAGAAGCTGCCGCCCGCGCTCGTGGCGCGCCCGATCGAGGCCGCCGCGACCCTCGCCACGAGGGGCGCGCGAAAGGACATCGCCGCGTTCTTCAAGCAGAACCCGGTGCCGACTGCGGTGCGCGCCGTGAGGAAGGCGACCGAGCAGATCGACCTGACGCTCGCCTTCGACGCACGCGTGAAGCCGCAGCTCGCGAAGTGGCTGGAGAGCGCGAAGTAG